One genomic region from Anopheles bellator chromosome 2, idAnoBellAS_SP24_06.2, whole genome shotgun sequence encodes:
- the LOC131212304 gene encoding probable methyltransferase-like protein 15 homolog — MWRVARSLFRPAVVRLDVGRRYCVERPSVNTSFVPLHRPVMAEETVRFLEPQSNQIFIDMTFGAGGHTRALLEAAPSATIIALDRDPQAHQLACEMAKEFPGRIVPALGRFSELPTLLRSLVRYDRQRFYDGIIFDFGCSSMQFDEAARGFSIAHDGPLDMRMDKDRCPEQLSAAEVLARIQEQDLARILKVYGEEKQAKKIARAIVNARFSVKRIETTAELASIVGHCLSQVSEPTGGAFDFRQDKLRRPAHVATKTFQALRIFVNNELNEINYGMVLAKHLLRTGGKLVTIAFHSLEDTIVKRHLTGHVIADLASKVPLQYISQTLAYTTDTMQEVMKPNWRQINKHVVVPTDAEIGANPRSRSAKLRAAIRLGS; from the exons ATGTGGCGTGTAGCGAGGAGTCTCTTTCGACCGGCAGTCGTTAGATTAGATGTAGGAAGACGCTACTGCGTTGAACGACCTTCAGTGAACACTTCATTCGTCCCTCTTCATCGGCCGGTAATGGCCGAGGAAACGGTACGTTTTCTGGAGCCGCAGAGCAACCAAATTTTCATCGACATGACATTCGGTGCAGGAGGTCATACACGAGCGCTACTCGAGGCGGCTCCTAGTGCGACGATCATAGCGCTTGATCGTGATCCTCAAGCACACCAGTTGGCATGCGAAATGGCCAAAGAGTTTCCGGGACGCATTGTGCCAGCACTGGGACGCTTTTCGGAACTACCAACCCTGTTGCGCTCCCTCGTGCGGTACGACCGGCAGCGGTTCTACGATGGGATCATCTTCGATTTCGGTTGCTCGTCGATGCAGTTCGATGAGGCAGCGCGCGGATTTTCGATAGCACATGACGGTCCCCTCGATATGCGCATGGACAAAGATCGCTGCCCGGAGCAGCTTTCGGCGGCGGAGGTTTTGGCGCGCATACAGGAACAGGACCTAGCGCGGATTTTGAAGGTATacggcgaagaaaagcaaGCTAAAAAGATTGCCCGTGCCATTGTAAACGCACGATTTTCGGTAAAACGGATCGAGACAACTGCTGAATTAGCGAGCATCGTGGGCCACTGCCTAAGCCAGGTCAGCGAACCGACCGGAGGCGCTTTCGATTTCCGGCAGGACAAGCTGCGGCGTCCGGCGCACGTGGCCACGAAAACCTTTCAAGCGTTGCGTATTTTCGTGAATAATGAGCTTAACGAAATCAACTACGGAATGGTGCTGGCGAAACATTTGCTGCGCACGGGCGGAAAGCTTGTAACGATTGCGTTTCACTCG CTCGAAGATACGATCGTTAAGCGGCACCTAACCGGGCACGTCATAGCAGATTTGGCTAGCAAAGTACCATTGCAATACATCAGCCAAACATTAGCTTATACGACCGATACCATGCAGGAGGTAATGAAGCCCAATTGGAGACAAATTAACAAGCATGTGGTTGTGCCAACGGATGCGGAAATTGGAGCAAATCCGCGCAGTCGTTCTGCAAAACTGCGAGCTGCAATACGGTTGGGAAGCTGA
- the LOC131212306 gene encoding ubiquinol-cytochrome-c reductase complex assembly factor 2 yields the protein MSQHYNKFLSLLERWPVDKNKLGRDLGQYLRDQLTAVLGSSNIIAVKDERLNKQFLALENIVNDVHGKRYPRALSSTATGLSGEQCREVLSTEFLQILQKNKSKD from the coding sequence ATGTCCCAGCACTATAACAAATTTCTCAGTCTTCTTgagcggtggccggtggataAGAACAAGCTGGGCCGCGATTTGGGACAGTATCTTCGTGATCAGCTGACAGCGGTGCTAGGATCATCCAACATAATCGCGGTGAAGGACGAGCGACTGAACAAGCAGTTCCTTGCGCTGGAAAACATTGTAAACGACGTGCACGGGAAGCGATACCCTCGCGCCCTCAGCTCGACCGCTACCGGACTGTCCGGTGAGCAGTGCCGTGAAGTGTTGTCCACTGAGTTTCTTCAGATACTGCAGAAGAATAAGAGTAAGGATTAG